The proteins below come from a single Macaca fascicularis isolate 582-1 chromosome 9, T2T-MFA8v1.1 genomic window:
- the NKX2-3 gene encoding homeobox protein Nkx-2.3 isoform X2, which produces MMLPSPVTSTPFSVKDILNLEQQQQHFHGAHLQADLEHHFHSAPCMLAAAEGTQFSDGGEEDEEEEGDKLSYLNSLAAADGHGDSGLCPQGYVHTVLRDSCSGPKEHEEEPEVVRDRSQNAQDPNKHALTTPLQETRLRLLRAFFRYWGCRRVPQRQEPQTFPKVQPFTTARSAQPPKGVTVLQDRSRGAAGNS; this is translated from the exons ATGATGTTACCAAGCCCGGTCACCTCCACCCCTTTCTCAGTCAAAGACATTTTGAAtctggagcagcagcagcagcacttcCATGGTGCACACTTGCAGGCGGACTTGGAGCACCACTTCCACTCTGCACCCTGCATGCTGGCCGCAGCTGAGGGGACGCAATTTTCTGACGGAGGGGAGGAGGACGAGGAAGAAGAGGGCGATAAATTGTCCTATTTGAACTCACTAGCCGCAGCCGACGGCCACGGAGATTCAGGGTTGTGTCCCCAGGGCTATGTCCACACGGTCCTGCGAGACTCGTGCAGCGGGCCCAAGGAACATGAAGAGGAGCCCGAGGTCGTGAGGGACCGGAGCCAAA ATGCtcaagatccaaataaacacgcACTAACTACCCCTCTCCAGGAAACGCGCCTCCGCCTGCTAAGGGCGTTCTTTCGGTACTGGGGCTGTCGCAGGGTCCCACAGCGCCAGGAGCCACAAACGTTCCCAAAAGTCCAGCCATTTACTACCGCACGCTCTGCTCAGCCGCCAAAAGGGGTCACGGTGCTCCAGGACAGGAGCCGCGGTGCGGCTGGGAACAGCTAA
- the NKX2-3 gene encoding homeobox protein Nkx-2.3 isoform X1, with protein sequence MMLPSPVTSTPFSVKDILNLEQQQQHFHGAHLQADLEHHFHSAPCMLAAAEGTQFSDGGEEDEEEEGDKLSYLNSLAAADGHGDSGLCPQGYVHTVLRDSCSGPKEHEEEPEVVRDRSQKSCQLKKSLEAAGDCKAAEESERPKPRSRRKPRVLFSQAQVFELERRFKQQRYLSAPEREHLASSLKLTSTQVKIWFQNRRYKCKRQRQDKSLELGAHAPPPPPRRVAVPVLVRDGKPCVTPSAQAYGAPYSVGASAYSYNSFPAYGYGNSAAAAAAAAAAAAAAAAYSGSYGCAYPAGGGGGGGGTSAATTAMQPACSAAGGGPFVNVSNLGGFGSGGGAQPLHQGAAAGAACAQGTLQGIRAW encoded by the exons ATGATGTTACCAAGCCCGGTCACCTCCACCCCTTTCTCAGTCAAAGACATTTTGAAtctggagcagcagcagcagcacttcCATGGTGCACACTTGCAGGCGGACTTGGAGCACCACTTCCACTCTGCACCCTGCATGCTGGCCGCAGCTGAGGGGACGCAATTTTCTGACGGAGGGGAGGAGGACGAGGAAGAAGAGGGCGATAAATTGTCCTATTTGAACTCACTAGCCGCAGCCGACGGCCACGGAGATTCAGGGTTGTGTCCCCAGGGCTATGTCCACACGGTCCTGCGAGACTCGTGCAGCGGGCCCAAGGAACATGAAGAGGAGCCCGAGGTCGTGAGGGACCGGAGCCAAA AAAGCTGCCAGCTGAAGAAGTCTCTAGAGGCGGCCGGAGACTGCAAGGCAGCGGAGGAGAGCGAGAGGCCGAAGCCACGCAGCCGCCGGAAGCCCCGGGTCCTCTTCTCGCAAGCCCAGGTCTTCGAGCTGGAACGCAGGTTCAAGCAGCAGCGGTACCTGTCGGCACCCGAGCGCGAGCACCTCGCCAGCAGCCTGAAGCTCACGTCCACGCAGGTGAAAATCTGGTTCCAGAATCGCAGGTACAAGTGCAAGAGACAGCGGCAGGACAAGTCTCTGGAGCTGGGCGCACAcgcgcccccgccgccgccccgcCGCGTGGCGGTCCCGGTGCTGGTGCGGGACGGCAAGCCGTGCGTCACGCCCAGCGCGCAGGCCTACGGCGCGCCCTACAGCGTGGGCGCCAGCGCCTACTCCTACAACAGCTTCCCCGCCTATGGCTATGGGAACtcggccgcggccgccgccgcagccgctgccgccgccgcggccgccgCGGCCTACAGCGGCAGCTATGGCTGTGCGTACCCGGCgggcggaggcggcggcggcggcgggaccTCCGCGGCGACCACTGCCATGCAGCCCGCCTGCAGCGCGGCCGGAGGCGGTCCCTTTGTGAACGTGAGCAACCTAGGAGGCttcggcagcggcggcggcgcaCAGCCGTTGCACCAGGGTGCTGCAGCCGGGGCCGCGTGCGCTCAGGGCACCTTGCAGGGCATCCGGGCCTGGTAG